The Solanum pennellii chromosome 7, SPENNV200 DNA segment TGAATATCCCTAGTGTTCTTGaagaaatcagaaaaatttCCCCCTCATTGGTGCCACTAATTCCCCTACTTCCATTCTAGCTATAATATGAAAGCAATTAATGCCATTGTTAAAGAATTTAGATATCATTCTCATTGATTTGACAATGTGTCAAATAATACATTTAAGAGAAAcctgaaaaacaaaaaagaactgTTCTGAACTATTAGTTGTAACATCACCTAATACTTGTTAGTAGTTGAGATATCACCTAATATTGTCTACTATTTAATAAATGGATCCTTTACCACATATACTTTGAGTGAACTATTGGCAAATATCATTCCTTAATGTATCTTGTTCAactactaaataaaaatatgcttTACCAAGTAGCAACAATGACAACAGAAGCGGATTcaagatttgaactttaaaagATTCTAAATACTAAAACGGCGATCTCAAGTGGTAGTAACCATTTCTCAATTTCATTATTGGAGTGAAATCACATTTCAGCTATTAAAGAGAGTACATAAGTTGGTGGAAGGGCAAGCAGATCCCCCCAAAAAAATGACTAGCATTTATTAAGAAATTTCATAATCCAATGATGAATTATTGACTTACATTTTAGCCTAGTGGTAACACAAGAAAGAGTGGTGAGAGAGCCATTGCTTGCTTCTTATGCAAGCGGTTTGGAAGTCGTTCTTCTCTACAAAAACGGAGAACGTTTCCCAGCTAGGCCCTCGTTACTCTTTCTTTAGTGTTCCTTCCCTCTCTTCCCTGCTATGTCTTGCTCGAAATCCACTTCCCCCTTCGTGTATATCATATGTATATCTATACTCACTAgcattaaaatgagaaattttgacTTAAGGCATTGATGCAATTTCTTTCCTGAGTTTGGAAGAAGTCAATGCATGTGCTCAGATTGCGGCTTTCCATAAGGCCTTCTCCCCCTCCCCACACCGCTTGTGTACCTCCTTTAACCTGTCAACGGACCTGCATATACCGCTGCAGGTCCAGTCAAATGAAGCAACACAGACGTTGCCTGCCTGAGCCTTCCATTCACAATCTGCAGCAATAGTGTAATGCCTTACATAAAATTTGATAATAGGGGGACAAAACTGAATGTCTTTACGATGCTGGAATTAACTAAGTCAGATATTTGCACAATCACATTCCACATGATTGGAACTCGagaaaaggaaaatgttttaCCTGGTGGAGTTCCACAACATAATCGGCGATCATCTATGTGCTGCACGTCAAGTCCAATGAACCAAGCTCCGAGTGACACATCCTCATTGGCATACTTGTGTAGTACATGCCTGCAAGCATCGAAAATATTATGAtcagaatttcaaaatataaggGGATGAATAACTCTATTTGGATGTTTTCGGTCCATATATACTGAACTGGTTTACTGATATGTAGGAAGCCAGATCCTTTGAAATGGCATATATTTGGCCAGTAGCGTGACGGAAGTACTTGTTTCCCGTCTCTCCAAATTTCCAGTATTCTGGTTCATGGTATCTTACTCCCCTGTTCAGTAGAAAAGAATAAGATGCTAAAGTAATGTAAATTACAATTCAATTCACTGAGAAAATAAACTGCTTACTTCTGAGCTAAAACAGGACCAGATTTCATGCACCCTATGTACACACGAGACTTCTTACGGTGCCTTGTCAGTGTTTCTGCCAGTGTACCTGACAATAGGAATACAAAATGAGTTTGATATAGCAAACAAAACAAACTAGTCAGGAGACTCTAGTTCCACTTGTATATGCACTAACGAGTTAGtaaattttgacaaattttatgCCATACAAAATTATCTGCTAATTTTATTAGGGGAAAGTAAGATATACTATGAGATGAGTACAGTATTGTCAACGCCCAACGTGGAAAGAAATTGGCAAAAGTTCTGTTACCTATATTTACATGGACATCATCATCAACTTTGACATAATACTCTGCATCCCATAGCTTAACAGCAGTAGCAAAGTAAGTCTTTGTCTTGGCGGACAATTCTAGATAACCCTCGACATGATCCTGTTTAAAGGCAGTAGAGTGGTGTACCAATTCTTATTTATGAAGACAATGTCATAAACTAACTACATATTggctatgttgctcggactcttcaaaaaagtCAACAGGTGCTTGTCGGATTCTACAAAAGTAGagtatttttggagaatttcACATGTGTGGCATCGAATGTGAAGAGTCCGCACAACTTAGCATATTGAGCAAGTATAGATAGAGGATTACCAAGCGCAAGAAATCACCATGATTTCTGTCCTCGGCTTCAATAGCTCTGTCCAGTATACCTCCTAATGTGGCACTGCACAACAAGTTTATAGTTTTGTTAGTAAGTGCATTAAAAGTCCATGTTGTTTATACATCTGTAGAGAAAACCACTAAACATTTGCAGTTTCTTTAGTAATTACCAACAGACGGGATGAGTACGCAAACACCTACCCGTGACCAATGACAAAACGCATGATGATTCCTTTCTCTTCTTCCAGCTTCTTTCTTTTCTCACCTGTGCGAGATATTTTTAACAAGGTCAGACATCAGACAGAAGTAATGGCCACCATGAGATGTGTTTTTAATCTAGGAGAGAAAAATGACACCGAAACAGTCTATACCTTGTGGCATCCATGTAGCACGAACCGAATCCCTTCGTTTTCTACTACTAAACGCGGTATTTATCCCTACCaccataaaatattttctctttttagttGAATCACCCTTCCCACTGTCTCCTGAAATAGGAGCACCACTAAGAATGGACTCCTGAGCTGACTTTGCAGCTGCCAATTCCATCTCCAAACTTGAAATTGTTTTGTCTAACGTCCTGATATAAGATGTGCAGTTGTTAAGTGAGAGCATTCAGGGCTGCAATTATCGGATCTCAATGCAAGTTAAATTAAAACTCACTCACTCTAcgtcttactttcctttttagtccgCTCCAAAAAGTATGTCTCAACTTTCCACATGACATGTCaagattaaagaatattttggttcattatacatatttttagttcaagaacacaagattcaaaagtcgtctttactttcttaaacttcatGTCAAGTCAAAACCAGACAACCAAATTGAAACGAAGGGAGTACTGAAcaataattggaaaaaaaaaaagagtgttGAACAGAACTCACTGAAGAGCATTATGTGTCTTAGAAACTTCTCCGAATACATCTTTGGATACGAGCTTTACATCTTTCTGCTGCAACTAAAACAACACAAGATCAAATTTAAGACATCGAGTCTAAGGGGACTAAACAAGATTGAGGATTAATTCAGATATTTGCCTTCGAAATACTAGACCGAAAATACTCACAAATTTTGTATTGCAACCTTCTGAAACTAAGTTCAGTCTTTCAGCTTCTACACCAGTTGTTCTTGTAATACCGCCTTTTGCTTCAGGAATCGTCCACATTCTGCAACAACAAAAACTTTAGCTATCGTGGAATAGtatcattttttccaaaagttAAAATGCACAAACAAAGAtcatttcatataatattttgcAATACCAAAAGAGTAATGGTCCAGTTCCTTTTTCTCAAAAGTACCCAAAATCTTATTCCCACATCACattcaacatatttattttttattcatggtCCAAAATCTGAAGCTTTCATTATTTCTGAAATGAGAGGAAACAACAACTAGTGATTAAAGATTATTAAAGGCATAAAATATACAGTTCTGTGAAAATCTCAATACAGATCTATACCTGCTTTTTCCATTTCCTTTTTTCAAAttgtcaatatacaaaaaagGAAATATCTCAGAAAATTCCAGGGTTGACTCGACTACCAATAGTTATTAtctcaaaaaatcattttttcctTCTCGATAATAGAGCGACCATTCGAGAAATCAACTCATAATTCCAATAGTAACCAAAATTATACACCATCATTCTTGAAATAAAAGGAATTGGTTGAATTCACAAAGAACCGAATGTAAAAAATTCCAATAATTTTACCTGGCAGTGAAGAACATTCCAGCACAAAAACTActaatacaaagaaaaagagTCCATTTTTGAGAAGCAACACTTCTTGAAGTTCCTTCTACTCTGTTCTTGAAAGTCATTTTTGACACCCTATTTGATCAAAAACCCATGTGCAAAACTGAGCAAAATCAAAAACACCCACAAAGCAAAAAAGAAGCAATAATCCCAAAATTTGTATTGTTGGAACAaactttgaggaagatttgagACCTATAGCTATAGAGCTATAAGGAAAAGATGGTTAAAAAAAGGATGCCTTGTTCTCACTTCTAATTTGTTcctttcttttatcttttgcTTTCTTCTCTctctataaataatatatatataactacaCTTTGCAGGCAAGGGACTTGGAATACAAGTGAGAGAAGACTTACTAACTGCCCCCTCACTAGGTTCATTTCATATTACCACCAAATTTACCAAACGGTCCCTTGTCAGTAATATGGAccattaatatcatcaattttatttaaattgggaTCACATTTTCAGTAACTCTGTTAAAAACGAGATAGGAATTTGATCTCGTTATATGCACTTAGGAAAATAATTTCCCTTATAAGTTAACTCTTGGAGTTGAGTTAAGTCCAGGCTTCATATATTTACATGGTATCAAAGTTAgttcatttcaatttttgttattcatCGATGTGGAGCCCCATTTAAAAGTGTACAAGCTCCAAGACTGGGCATGTGGGGAGTGTTAAGAAGTCTTGCATCGGTAGAGAGATGAAATTTAGTCTCCTTCTATGGACTTGGGAAAATCTCTCtctcatgagctagcttttggggtagAGTTAGGTCCAGATGTTATATTTTCACGAACTCAAACTGTCGTCGGTGtttgatattcatattattcataaattgcATAAGGTATAGCTTTTAGGGTAGAGTTAGattcaaatattatatctttACAAACTCTAACCATCATCGTGTCTAATATTCATAGTATTcaaaagacataatacataaacacgATCCTTAATTTGGCTTAAACGGATAAGTATGCCCTTCAACGTtgaatgtgcacaaatagacacttaaacttgtataaactTGAACAAGTAAACACAAGTctcctacatggcacaatacatGTAGGACGCCATGTAGGACACATAATTATTGTGTAGGACCAATGTGTTCAATTGTTTAAGTTTCTACTTGCACACATCCAAAATTAAAAGCTATAATTATCAACTAACGTCAAGTTAAAAGTCAtgtttattcaaaaattatattcaatatctCTAATTAATGGCTAAACATTTCCACACTATGTTGGttccttttccttctttttttaacttttgttgAATGTGAATATATGCTTGACAGTTTAGTTTCAGAGACAGGGGAATCAATACAGGGACAGTGATTAATATGTGAGATTAATGGAATACATATTAATATCTTGACATGTGTAACGACATTTGgatgaattattttttcaagcggtcttagaaaataaaaataaattaaaagaagtaCAAATTAAATTGAAGTGTCTAAATTAATTactctttaaaacttttatctaATTTTATGTCGGGTATCTactgtttttttcttaaagggGTACAAGATTATATAGtttcaactttatttttcttgtggGTCTTTGAGTAAACTTCCTTTTTTGTACTTTAGTTACCttcattcttaaaaaaatgattactCTTAACATATTACATTacattataatttaacttaaattttataaaatacaacatTGATGGTGCTCAGACTAGAAAATAGTTACTTTGATTTaacttgtttttttcttctctctttttgtgAATGTTTCGATATGGATTTAATAAATTGTTTTCAAACACATTTTTGTCCGTCTTTAGGCTATAGTCATTATTTTAAAGTGGAAAATAAAAGTCTTGTACCTTATTCCACACCACCCACCCACCcactaattttctaaaataattatttaaattaaacaagtatGAGGAAAATGTAATTAAATTATGATGTATTGTTTTTGTAATTTATCGAAGGCATGacttttaatatgaaaatatcaaaatcagAATTAGAATAAAAGATTAGTAAATGCTTTGTATGGTCTAATTTCTCGAAAAggatccatttttattttatttttaagtctatttttttgtcatgtgtagtatatttttaaataaattttaaaagcatTCTTTTAATAATGAATGATATACAACAAATGTAGATTTCCTTGTCATCGCgattattctattttatattaaaattattattataaatatttaagaaacAGAAAGTACCTACTTTGATAGCAACATAAAACtcactatttatttaattaattaattaattaatttttttt contains these protein-coding regions:
- the LOC107023985 gene encoding probable beta-1,3-galactosyltransferase 2 isoform X3, with the protein product MWTIPEAKGGITRTTGVEAERLNLVSEGCNTKFLQQKDVKLVSKDVFGEVSKTHNALQTLDKTISSLEMELAAAKSAQESILSGAPISGDSGKGDSTKKRKYFMVVGINTAFSSRKRRDSVRATWMPQGEKRKKLEEEKGIIMRFVIGHGATLGGILDRAIEAEDRNHGDFLRLDHVEGYLELSAKTKTYFATAVKLWDAEYYVKVDDDVHVNIGTLAETLTRHRKKSRVYIGCMKSGPVLAQKGVRYHEPEYWKFGETGNKYFRHATGQIYAISKDLASYISVNQHVLHKYANEDVSLGAWFIGLDVQHIDDRRLCCGTPPDCEWKAQAGNVCVASFDWTCSGICRSVDRLKEVHKRCGEGEKALWKAAI
- the LOC107023985 gene encoding probable beta-1,3-galactosyltransferase 2 isoform X2; this encodes MTFKNRVEGTSRSVASQKWTLFLCISSFCAGMFFTARMWTIPEAKGGITRTTGVEAERLNLVSEGCNTKFQKDVKLVSKDVFGEVSKTHNALQTLDKTISSLEMELAAAKSAQESILSGAPISGDSGKGDSTKKRKYFMVVGINTAFSSRKRRDSVRATWMPQGEKRKKLEEEKGIIMRFVIGHGATLGGILDRAIEAEDRNHGDFLRLDHVEGYLELSAKTKTYFATAVKLWDAEYYVKVDDDVHVNIGTLAETLTRHRKKSRVYIGCMKSGPVLAQKGVRYHEPEYWKFGETGNKYFRHATGQIYAISKDLASYISVNQHVLHKYANEDVSLGAWFIGLDVQHIDDRRLCCGTPPDCEWKAQAGNVCVASFDWTCSGICRSVDRLKEVHKRCGEGEKALWKAAI
- the LOC107023985 gene encoding probable beta-1,3-galactosyltransferase 2 isoform X1, which produces MTFKNRVEGTSRSVASQKWTLFLCISSFCAGMFFTARMWTIPEAKGGITRTTGVEAERLNLVSEGCNTKFLQQKDVKLVSKDVFGEVSKTHNALQTLDKTISSLEMELAAAKSAQESILSGAPISGDSGKGDSTKKRKYFMVVGINTAFSSRKRRDSVRATWMPQGEKRKKLEEEKGIIMRFVIGHGATLGGILDRAIEAEDRNHGDFLRLDHVEGYLELSAKTKTYFATAVKLWDAEYYVKVDDDVHVNIGTLAETLTRHRKKSRVYIGCMKSGPVLAQKGVRYHEPEYWKFGETGNKYFRHATGQIYAISKDLASYISVNQHVLHKYANEDVSLGAWFIGLDVQHIDDRRLCCGTPPDCEWKAQAGNVCVASFDWTCSGICRSVDRLKEVHKRCGEGEKALWKAAI